One region of Solanum pennellii chromosome 6, SPENNV200 genomic DNA includes:
- the LOC107022011 gene encoding uncharacterized protein LOC107022011 isoform X2, whose product MNKNKFEEGETCDDSTVDPDIALSYIDEKLQDVLGHFQKDFEDGVSSENLGSKFGGYGSFLPTYQRSPSWTCRKTPPDAYNNNGSISPSSLRPEGGRRPSSASSSASLSGRPLASSAYSSTIVPTLKAPAANGKTNSALQPAQDEDSTSRSELVKKPTNLSDKKAPKLHARIGIKKFSTQKKAEIYSGLGLDVSPSSSLDDSPISSEGLSHDLKDSRYESPTSILQIMTSYPMHDGLLLSPLPDDLLCLTEKGKVWGGFGSECMIQESLETSVTLVNGAHYANRRSSEARKWKSYNKDVLGTGYGSDNQNGSTVQSKELDVKVITCEELVSEALKLPLLSNPNHNVADPLKDAGRVSESPRTTVRDRAAECSSYKAGSQESRSPEMLKVSDAVSNKSLVEHNCLTKERVNVGKTEKPCSSGEYPILASNEPTSLDALHASQDNWDHSVQGIDSSGRKRYGSKGLSSGTKEDGSQSSNYVMMNHQENPNCRSSSGTSRSLDKTCNQHTGVPNSSVVEKRRHKNKEKKISHDNHSDGGTKDANTRNTSEVESDVSSKKIMRDDAHDDENQTFCPVVENSGWSSSSNMPGMIRDKCKNRDSEDDSKKDLVSAKNPEAHISDVSTHKGKCDNNDSPIKRKGRELRDSLTCNPQDSMEKICDDISRKEKVARISLSDRKDTSASKGSAGTGQVKKEQQAGQDLDSTLSLLSVKAADSSQKDLCNSRPSVAPSSAFPTSSPKRSSDGENDGFSNKSSMVKKDNACNGKSYDLLSEAELEEKDVHRESGKKVKAKATVSGYATQQDTDVSADPLRQASQFACKTGNSDQGSDKERKNDHQFQNTGSVSNRKRGSSSRRKEKNRAPKSDSDQCKTKDTDILNLSSDQMPINEEKTAPGKNKSQGKSVVGSDRLKKSSKKDPSGKLLEKNVKGDNESRFVHRDDAEVRSDVVARLDKRQATLPERDDQRSSKVISNKSEQINVSSKSPLTRDQNETAVFKEPVPGSERENGNAFERERSNTSRQGKKAKSHHGNLPNNTANKVRDQDVPSPVRKDSSSQAATNAIKEATNLKHLADRLKNSGSSESTGIYFQAALKFLHGASLLELDSSKHGEQNQSRSIYSSTAKLCQFCGHEYEKLRDMAAAALAYKCMEVAYMRVIYSSQSDANRYRNELQTALQIFPPVDMAASAKVVGSPQVAGTHVISAGNGSSFTQLINLAQAVNFAMEASRKSRVAFAAVYPGPGDSQCKEGALSVKKALDFNFQDVDGLLRLVRVAMEAISH is encoded by the exons ATGAATAAGAATAAGTTTGAAGAAGGAGAGACTTGTGATGATTCGACTGTTGACCCTGATATTGCACTCTCATATATT GATGAGAAACTCCAAGATGTTTTGGGACATTTCCAAAAGGATTTTGAGGATGGAGTTTCATCTGAGAACTTGG GGTCAAAATTTGGTGGATACGGTTCATTTTTACCTACATATCAGCGTTCACCTTCTTGGACTTGTAGAAAGACTCCACCAGATGCCTACAACAATAACGGATCAATATCACCGAGCAGTTTGCGCCCAGAG GGTGGTCGTCGACCCTCATCAGCCTCCTCATCTGCTTCTCTATCAGGAAGGCCCCTAGCATCTTCTGCCTATTCGTCAACAATAGTACCTACACTGAAGGCTCCAGCAGCTAATGGGAAAACAAATTCAGCTCTGCAACCTGCGCAAGATGAAGACTCCACTTCAAGAAGTGAACTAGTCAAGAAGCCAACAAATCTCTCAGACAAGAAAGCTCCCAAGTTGCATGCGAGAATTGGTATTAAAAAATTCTCAACCCAAAAGAAAGCTGAAATCTACAGCGGCCTTGGCCTTGATGTATCTCCATCATCATCGCTGGATGATAGCCCGATAAGCAGTGAAGGCTTATCCCATGACCTTAAGGATTCCCGATATGAATCTCCAACAAGTATACTTCAG ATTATGACCTCATATCCAATGCATGATGGACTATTGTTATCCCCGCTTCCGGATGATCTGCTTTGCTTGACTGAAAAAGGAAAGGTATGGGGGGGATTTGGATCTGAATGTATGATCCAGGAAAGCCTAGAAACTTCTGTTACCTTAGTAAATGGAGCTCATTATGCAAATAGGAGATCTTCAGAAGCTAGGAAATGGAAATCGTACAATAAAGATGTTTTAGGAACTGGCTATGGCAGTGACAATCAAAATGGTAGCACAGTGCAATCAAAGGAGCTTGATGTAAAGGTTATCACCTGTGAAGAACTTGTTTCTGAGGCATTAAAACTTCCACTATTATCCAATCCAAATCATAATGTTGCTGATCCTCTAAAAGATGCTGGCAGAGTAAGTGAAAGTCCAAGAACAACCGTTAGGGATAGGGCAGCAGAATGCTCATCCTATAAAGCTGGTTCACAGGAAAGTCGTTCACCAGAAATGTTGAAGGTTTCTGATGCTGTCAGTAATAAAAGTTTGGTTGAACATAACTGCTTGACAAAGGAAAGAGTTAATGTTGGAAAAACTGAGAAGCCATGTTCATCCGGGGAGTATCCGATATTGGCTTCAAATGAACCAACTTCCCTTGATGCTTTGCATGCCAGCCAAGACAACTGGGATCATAGTGTACAAGGTATCGATTCCAGTGGCAGGAAAAGATATGGATCAAAAGGTTTATCAAGTGGAACCAAAGAAGACGGCTCACAATCTTCCAACTACGTTATGATGAACCATCAGGAGAACCCGAATTGTAGAAGCTCAAGTGGTACTTCTCGTTCACTGGATAAAACTTGCAACCAACACACCGGCGTTCCAAATAGCTCAGTTGTAGAGAAGAGGAGACataaaaacaaagagaagaaaatttctCATGATAACCACTCTGATGGAG GTACGAAGGATGCAAATACGAGGAACACAAGTGAGGTGGAATCAGATGTATCTTCCAAAAAAATTATGCGAGATGATGCACACGATGACGAGAACCAGACCTTCTGCCCTGTTGTTGAAAATTCTGGATGGAGTTCAAGCAGTAACATGCCAGGGATGATTCGTGATAAATGTAAGAACAGGGACTCAGAGGATGATTCAAAGAAAGACTTGGTTTCAGCAAAGAACCCAGAAGCCCATATTTCCGATGTGTCAACGCACAAGGGGAAGTGTGACAATAATGATTCTCCGATTAAGAGAAAAGGGAGAGAACTTCGAGATTCCTTGACATGTAATCCCCAAGATTCTATGGAAAAAATATGTGATGACATCTCCAGGAAGGAAAAGGTAGCAAGGATCTCCTTGTCTGACCGGAAGGACACTAGTGCAAGCAAAGGTAGTGCTGGAACAGGTCAAGTTAAAAAGGAACAGCAGGCTGGGCAAGATCTGGATAGTACTCTATCTTTGTTGAGTGTTAAAGCTGCAGATTCTTCACAAAAGGATCTATGCAATTCGCGACCTTCTGTTGCTCCCTCTTCAGCCTTTCCCACTTCTAGTCCCAAGAGGTCTTCTGATGGTGAAAATGATGGGTTCTCCAATAAATCCAGTATGGTTAAGAAGGATAATGCCTGCAATGGCAAGAGTTATGATCTATTATCTGAAGCTGAATTAGAGGAGAAAGATGTCCATCGTGAATCAGGTAAAAAAGTCAAAGCAAAGGCCACGGTTTCTGGTTATGCAACTCAACAGGATACCGATGTAAGTGCAGATCCGTTACGTCAAGCTAGTCAATTTGCTTGCAAGACTGGAAACTCAGACCAAGGCTCTGATAAGGAGAGAAAGAATGACCATCAGTTTCAGAATACTGGGTCTGTGTCAAATAGGAAAAGGGGTTCCTCGTCACGGCGTAAAGAGAAGAATCGGGCTCCAAAATCTGATTCTGACCAATGTAAGACCAAAGATACTGATATCTTAAATTTATCTTCAGATCAAATGCCAATTAATGAAGAGAAGACGGCACCAGGAAAAAATAAGTCTCAGGGGAAATCTGTTGTTGGTTCAGATAGATTAAAAAAGAGTTCTAAGAAAGATCCTTCTGGAAAATTATTGGAAAAAAATGTTAAAGGAGATAACGAATCAAGATTTGTTCATCGTGATGATGCAGAAGTTCGATCGGATGTTGTGGCCCGCCTGGATAAAAGGCAGGCTACACTACCTGAACGTGATGATCAGAGATCATCTAAGGTCATTTCCAACAAAAGTGAGCAGATTAACGTCTCTTCCAAGTCTCCTTTAACAAGAGATCAGAATGAGACAGCTGTATTTAAAGAGCCAGTTCCTGGATCTGAAAGGGAAAATGGCAATGCTTTTGAAAGGGAAAGGTCAAATACTTCAAGACAGGGTAAAAAAGCTAAAAGCCACCACGGAAATCTACCTAATAATACTGCTAATAAGGTCAGGGACCAAGATGTTCCCAGTCCTGTTCGGAAGGATTCATCAAGTCAAGCTGCTACAAATGCCATAAAAGAAGCCACAAACCTTAAACACCTGGCAGATCGTCTCAAG AATTCTGGATCAAGCGAAAGTACGGGTATCTATTTCCAAGCGGCATTAAAGTTTCTCCATGGCGCCTCCTTACTAGAATTAGACAGCTCCAAGCATGGTGAACAGAACCAGTCAAGGAGCATCTATAGCAGCACTGCAAAACTCTGCCA GTTTTGCGGTcatgaatatgagaaattgaGAGACATGGCAGCTGCCGCACTAGCCTATAAATGCATGGAGGTTGCTTACATGCGAGTAATTTATTCTTCACAGTCCGATGCAAACAGATACAGAAACGAGTTACAAACAGCTCTACAAATTTTTCCTCCAG TAGACATGGCTGCATCGGCAAAAGTTGTTGGTTCTCCTCAAGTAGCGGGAACTCATGTTATCTCAGCAGGAAATGGTTCTAGCTTCACGCAGCTAATCAACTTG GCACAGGCAGTTAATTTTGCTATGGAGGCCTCCAGAAAATCACGTGTTGCTTTTGCAGCTGTTTATCCAGGGCCGGGAGATTCACAATGTAAAGAGGGTGCATTATCTGTTAAGAAGGCCCTTGATTTCAACTTCCAGGATGTGGATGGATTATTGCGTCTTGTGCGAGTCGCCATGGAAGCTATCAGCCATTAG
- the LOC107022011 gene encoding uncharacterized protein LOC107022011 isoform X1: MNKNKFEEGETCDDSTVDPDIALSYIDEKLQDVLGHFQKDFEDGVSSENLGSKFGGYGSFLPTYQRSPSWTCRKTPPDAYNNNGSISPSSLRPEGGRRPSSASSSASLSGRPLASSAYSSTIVPTLKAPAANGKTNSALQPAQDEDSTSRSELVKKPTNLSDKKAPKLHARIGIKKFSTQKKAEIYSGLGLDVSPSSSLDDSPISSEGLSHDLKDSRYESPTSILQIMTSYPMHDGLLLSPLPDDLLCLTEKGKVWGGFGSECMIQESLETSVTLVNGAHYANRRSSEARKWKSYNKDVLGTGYGSDNQNGSTVQSKELDVKVITCEELVSEALKLPLLSNPNHNVADPLKDAGRVSESPRTTVRDRAAECSSYKAGSQESRSPEMLKVSDAVSNKSLVEHNCLTKERVNVGKTEKPCSSGEYPILASNEPTSLDALHASQDNWDHSVQGIDSSGRKRYGSKGLSSGTKEDGSQSSNYVMMNHQENPNCRSSSGTSRSLDKTCNQHTGVPNSSVVEKRRHKNKEKKISHDNHSDGGTKDANTRNTSEVESDVSSKKIMRDDAHDDENQTFCPVVENSGWSSSSNMPGMIRDKCKNRDSEDDSKKDLVSAKNPEAHISDVSTHKGKCDNNDSPIKRKGRELRDSLTCNPQDSMEKICDDISRKEKVARISLSDRKDTSASKGSAGTGQVKKEQQAGQDLDSTLSLLSVKAADSSQKDLCNSRPSVAPSSAFPTSSPKRSSDGENDGFSNKSSMVKKDNACNGKSYDLLSEAELEEKDVHRESGKKVKAKATVSGYATQQDTDVSADPLRQASQFACKTGNSDQGSDKERKNDHQFQNTGSVSNRKRGSSSRRKEKNRAPKSDSDQCKTKDTDILNLSSDQMPINEEKTAPGKNKSQGKSVVGSDRLKKSSKKDPSGKLLEKNVKGDNESRFVHRDDAEVRSDVVARLDKRQATLPERDDQRSSKVISNKSEQINVSSKSPLTRDQNETAVFKEPVPGSERENGNAFERERSNTSRQGKKAKSHHGNLPNNTANKVRDQDVPSPVRKDSSSQAATNAIKEATNLKHLADRLKNSGSSESTGIYFQAALKFLHGASLLELDSSKHGEQNQSRSIYSSTAKLCQFCGHEYEKLRDMAAAALAYKCMEVAYMRVIYSSQSDANRYRNELQTALQIFPPGESPFSSISDVDNLNNPTIVDMAASAKVVGSPQVAGTHVISAGNGSSFTQLINLAQAVNFAMEASRKSRVAFAAVYPGPGDSQCKEGALSVKKALDFNFQDVDGLLRLVRVAMEAISH; the protein is encoded by the exons ATGAATAAGAATAAGTTTGAAGAAGGAGAGACTTGTGATGATTCGACTGTTGACCCTGATATTGCACTCTCATATATT GATGAGAAACTCCAAGATGTTTTGGGACATTTCCAAAAGGATTTTGAGGATGGAGTTTCATCTGAGAACTTGG GGTCAAAATTTGGTGGATACGGTTCATTTTTACCTACATATCAGCGTTCACCTTCTTGGACTTGTAGAAAGACTCCACCAGATGCCTACAACAATAACGGATCAATATCACCGAGCAGTTTGCGCCCAGAG GGTGGTCGTCGACCCTCATCAGCCTCCTCATCTGCTTCTCTATCAGGAAGGCCCCTAGCATCTTCTGCCTATTCGTCAACAATAGTACCTACACTGAAGGCTCCAGCAGCTAATGGGAAAACAAATTCAGCTCTGCAACCTGCGCAAGATGAAGACTCCACTTCAAGAAGTGAACTAGTCAAGAAGCCAACAAATCTCTCAGACAAGAAAGCTCCCAAGTTGCATGCGAGAATTGGTATTAAAAAATTCTCAACCCAAAAGAAAGCTGAAATCTACAGCGGCCTTGGCCTTGATGTATCTCCATCATCATCGCTGGATGATAGCCCGATAAGCAGTGAAGGCTTATCCCATGACCTTAAGGATTCCCGATATGAATCTCCAACAAGTATACTTCAG ATTATGACCTCATATCCAATGCATGATGGACTATTGTTATCCCCGCTTCCGGATGATCTGCTTTGCTTGACTGAAAAAGGAAAGGTATGGGGGGGATTTGGATCTGAATGTATGATCCAGGAAAGCCTAGAAACTTCTGTTACCTTAGTAAATGGAGCTCATTATGCAAATAGGAGATCTTCAGAAGCTAGGAAATGGAAATCGTACAATAAAGATGTTTTAGGAACTGGCTATGGCAGTGACAATCAAAATGGTAGCACAGTGCAATCAAAGGAGCTTGATGTAAAGGTTATCACCTGTGAAGAACTTGTTTCTGAGGCATTAAAACTTCCACTATTATCCAATCCAAATCATAATGTTGCTGATCCTCTAAAAGATGCTGGCAGAGTAAGTGAAAGTCCAAGAACAACCGTTAGGGATAGGGCAGCAGAATGCTCATCCTATAAAGCTGGTTCACAGGAAAGTCGTTCACCAGAAATGTTGAAGGTTTCTGATGCTGTCAGTAATAAAAGTTTGGTTGAACATAACTGCTTGACAAAGGAAAGAGTTAATGTTGGAAAAACTGAGAAGCCATGTTCATCCGGGGAGTATCCGATATTGGCTTCAAATGAACCAACTTCCCTTGATGCTTTGCATGCCAGCCAAGACAACTGGGATCATAGTGTACAAGGTATCGATTCCAGTGGCAGGAAAAGATATGGATCAAAAGGTTTATCAAGTGGAACCAAAGAAGACGGCTCACAATCTTCCAACTACGTTATGATGAACCATCAGGAGAACCCGAATTGTAGAAGCTCAAGTGGTACTTCTCGTTCACTGGATAAAACTTGCAACCAACACACCGGCGTTCCAAATAGCTCAGTTGTAGAGAAGAGGAGACataaaaacaaagagaagaaaatttctCATGATAACCACTCTGATGGAG GTACGAAGGATGCAAATACGAGGAACACAAGTGAGGTGGAATCAGATGTATCTTCCAAAAAAATTATGCGAGATGATGCACACGATGACGAGAACCAGACCTTCTGCCCTGTTGTTGAAAATTCTGGATGGAGTTCAAGCAGTAACATGCCAGGGATGATTCGTGATAAATGTAAGAACAGGGACTCAGAGGATGATTCAAAGAAAGACTTGGTTTCAGCAAAGAACCCAGAAGCCCATATTTCCGATGTGTCAACGCACAAGGGGAAGTGTGACAATAATGATTCTCCGATTAAGAGAAAAGGGAGAGAACTTCGAGATTCCTTGACATGTAATCCCCAAGATTCTATGGAAAAAATATGTGATGACATCTCCAGGAAGGAAAAGGTAGCAAGGATCTCCTTGTCTGACCGGAAGGACACTAGTGCAAGCAAAGGTAGTGCTGGAACAGGTCAAGTTAAAAAGGAACAGCAGGCTGGGCAAGATCTGGATAGTACTCTATCTTTGTTGAGTGTTAAAGCTGCAGATTCTTCACAAAAGGATCTATGCAATTCGCGACCTTCTGTTGCTCCCTCTTCAGCCTTTCCCACTTCTAGTCCCAAGAGGTCTTCTGATGGTGAAAATGATGGGTTCTCCAATAAATCCAGTATGGTTAAGAAGGATAATGCCTGCAATGGCAAGAGTTATGATCTATTATCTGAAGCTGAATTAGAGGAGAAAGATGTCCATCGTGAATCAGGTAAAAAAGTCAAAGCAAAGGCCACGGTTTCTGGTTATGCAACTCAACAGGATACCGATGTAAGTGCAGATCCGTTACGTCAAGCTAGTCAATTTGCTTGCAAGACTGGAAACTCAGACCAAGGCTCTGATAAGGAGAGAAAGAATGACCATCAGTTTCAGAATACTGGGTCTGTGTCAAATAGGAAAAGGGGTTCCTCGTCACGGCGTAAAGAGAAGAATCGGGCTCCAAAATCTGATTCTGACCAATGTAAGACCAAAGATACTGATATCTTAAATTTATCTTCAGATCAAATGCCAATTAATGAAGAGAAGACGGCACCAGGAAAAAATAAGTCTCAGGGGAAATCTGTTGTTGGTTCAGATAGATTAAAAAAGAGTTCTAAGAAAGATCCTTCTGGAAAATTATTGGAAAAAAATGTTAAAGGAGATAACGAATCAAGATTTGTTCATCGTGATGATGCAGAAGTTCGATCGGATGTTGTGGCCCGCCTGGATAAAAGGCAGGCTACACTACCTGAACGTGATGATCAGAGATCATCTAAGGTCATTTCCAACAAAAGTGAGCAGATTAACGTCTCTTCCAAGTCTCCTTTAACAAGAGATCAGAATGAGACAGCTGTATTTAAAGAGCCAGTTCCTGGATCTGAAAGGGAAAATGGCAATGCTTTTGAAAGGGAAAGGTCAAATACTTCAAGACAGGGTAAAAAAGCTAAAAGCCACCACGGAAATCTACCTAATAATACTGCTAATAAGGTCAGGGACCAAGATGTTCCCAGTCCTGTTCGGAAGGATTCATCAAGTCAAGCTGCTACAAATGCCATAAAAGAAGCCACAAACCTTAAACACCTGGCAGATCGTCTCAAG AATTCTGGATCAAGCGAAAGTACGGGTATCTATTTCCAAGCGGCATTAAAGTTTCTCCATGGCGCCTCCTTACTAGAATTAGACAGCTCCAAGCATGGTGAACAGAACCAGTCAAGGAGCATCTATAGCAGCACTGCAAAACTCTGCCA GTTTTGCGGTcatgaatatgagaaattgaGAGACATGGCAGCTGCCGCACTAGCCTATAAATGCATGGAGGTTGCTTACATGCGAGTAATTTATTCTTCACAGTCCGATGCAAACAGATACAGAAACGAGTTACAAACAGCTCTACAAATTTTTCCTCCAG GTGAGTCTCCTTTCTCTTCTATCTCTGATGTTGACAATTTGAACAATCCAACAATAGTAGACATGGCTGCATCGGCAAAAGTTGTTGGTTCTCCTCAAGTAGCGGGAACTCATGTTATCTCAGCAGGAAATGGTTCTAGCTTCACGCAGCTAATCAACTTG GCACAGGCAGTTAATTTTGCTATGGAGGCCTCCAGAAAATCACGTGTTGCTTTTGCAGCTGTTTATCCAGGGCCGGGAGATTCACAATGTAAAGAGGGTGCATTATCTGTTAAGAAGGCCCTTGATTTCAACTTCCAGGATGTGGATGGATTATTGCGTCTTGTGCGAGTCGCCATGGAAGCTATCAGCCATTAG